ccgacatacaaaatgtatgccccgcttgcaatgtgcccccacatgacacccGTTAGAatgatattgatgaaaatttgtgatcggtcgcacctattggatggggcgaagcactgctacaacaacaacaacaacaacattcactgcatagttaataaattcatcataaaatttaaaatgattgttCTAAGGAAtttgcagttcagtacttatcggatATTTGTAAACAGATTgcttattttgataaattttccaattatttATAGTATGGatagtagactgggtcgatttattaaccgacatcgcgccatcgatttttctataggatttgggctcaggaaaagagttccactaggcatacccaaaaaaataattttcgaacctgcgaaaaaaaaatggcgaaagggtcaatttttcgcccaaaacactccccaaaatccaaaaaatattatgttgtaaaaacgttggcgatagcagtttaaaaaaaaaaaaatattttttggggttttggggtgttttggtcgaaaaattgaccctttcgccatttttttcgcatgctccaaaattaattttttgggtatgcgtagtggaacttttttcctgagcccaaatcctttcgaaaaatcgatggcgcgatatcggttaactttcgtccatacaaatcgactccGGTTAATGAATAGTATAtacgttgttgtagcgataaggtttctccccgaaagctttgggagtgctatcgatgtgatggtcctttgtcggatacagatccggtaagctccggtaacacagcaccattaaggtgctagcccgaccatctcacgaacgatttatatggccacattaaaaaTTCAGGTTAGTATATACGTATGTAGTTATAATAATCTCCGGAAATTATGTCACCACTTTTCTGTCTTGTGGAAAGGTTTTGTGgaattttatcgatgttgatggtcctttgtcggatatagatctgcGGTAACAAGCAACATTAAGGCATTAGCCCGAGAATCTCGGGAACGGTGTAGTACGACCAGATGtatccttctaggccataccgcccagcTAAATTGattcagtttggtattttattcgcctcttacgataggcatacatgtcgcgggtatattctaagccacctaacccgctggggctctTATATAGTATAGTacttttttatgtaaaaaaaatctaGTACTTACATCTCCTATCATTACACATTCCTCTGGATATACTCCTTCGGGGATGGCATTTTGAAAGAAATATTCATTGGGTTTTCCGATAAGCACAGAACTGGTGGACGCTGCATATTCTAATCCTTTAATAAAAGCTCCTGGGCCTAGCGCTAGACCATCATTTCTCTTGTAGTATTTTCCTTGGTGTATTGCTACAAGACGATTGGTCTTATTGGCTATAAGCAAACTATGGACATAAACATTATTCAACTTTAAAGTATAATAGAACAATCATTTACTTGAAAGCTTTGTTTAAATTTTCATAATGAAATTCTCTGGGCGCCAAACCGACCACTACAGAGTCAAGTTCTCGAGAATCGTCTACAAAATCAAACTCAGAGCGGGCATCTTCGCTTAAAAGAAAAAATGGATTTAATCCCTCGTTTTTAACGTAGTTTGCAGCAGCGGTTAGTGAACTAAAAATTTCGTTTGCTTCCAATTCGAACCCAATCTTCCTCAACCGTTTATGCAATGTTTTTCTCGACTCCTTTGTGGTGTTTGTTACGAAtttaatatgaatatttttttcacgcagtctaaaaaaaatatttttaaaaattactttaaagtttaTGCTTTACATTATTTACCGCCTTAAACCTTCCACGGCATTCGGTGTTGGCGAATCTTCAATGTGCAATGTGCCACTCAAGTCAATAAGAGCTGCCTTTATTAtcattttctgaaatttttgtGGTACCAAGCGATTGCATACAAATTTCAAAGATGACATAAGCTATCATCCGgcggcaaaatcctgagccagataaataattttgcatgtaaatgcaacaacaacgatttgagccagataaatccagatagaagtctggttcaatttgtgagccagataatttgttaattacttctttttaggttggcaacgcggcctttaatacacctactttttcaaaaatagatatatctgcttagcctttcgccgtatgagttaaatgaaaaacagcggcaacatctgcctatcacatttcacgtgtgcgaaaatttcacgacatctgcttctcaagtctctaaatgatccagagcattcccgtgagaattgagcgtgagccggagctgtaaaactcactgaaagacggcaatatTTGGCGAACATAATTCCCAGCACACAACATAACAAAAACTCTCAAAGTGAGCAAgtgttaaagggccaattaatagtGACTTATAACCATGAAACCATAACCagctaaaacagctgatcgaacctaccttatgaaaatcaatgtaatcgattaatgttgccataccataatgctaacgtcataaccataccatagccaaccaattggtttttgttttctcgccatatccataacctaaaaatattcgagttggtgaatttaataactttttgtagattttattcattgttttggataccttatgactaagagacttatttattgtgatatatgtttgtaaaattttgcgttttcttcatttttatgaaattttcacgattttgaGGTTAAGgcatcattaatcgattacattggagatggttatatatatgggtatggttacgactatggcgttaggatggaagtttaattggcccttaagaccCAAGCACATTCCACTTTCCCGTCGTTTAAagaccaattaatggtgacttccctgcaaaaatcgttagaTTATGTGgcccactggagtacttacattATACTCCAATGTAATGCAACAAcaactgtaatgcagcaatgtaccaactcatgtttctacacgaacatattgttagccgatcattgctcgtttataacgattgtaatcactacacgatgtttattggactgtgggtactgcatggattactctgatgtaatgcggagctggagtatatggtccagtcctaggacatcgcaatattaattgaaccatattttttttatgaattgtggttaattttggagcactctgttggtccatagcgagtactccatacatgcatgcatggagtactcgcgatttttgcagggttatagccataaccagataaagcagctgatcgaacctaccttatggaaatcaatgtaatcgattaatggtgccataccataacgctaacgccataaccataccatagccaactaattggtttttggtttcttgccatatccataacctaaaaatatttgagttggtgaatttaataacttttagattttagattttattcattgttttggatacgatatgactaagagacttattttttgtggaatatgtttataatttttttgcgttttcttcatttttatgaaattttcacgatttttaagtttaggcaccattaatcgatcacattggagatggttatggaaaTGGGTAttgttacgactatggcgttagggttaaggaagtttaattagccctttaggcGCTGACATCGAACGCTTACGTTTTATTGCTATACcaggggccgaaactgttattcttttataatataattccttgcaaaaccattaattttggacttttaatatatttggatcaagatacaaattattttcggatttttatttcttgagtccgatagaactagttaaactcggacttttaaaaataaaagtccggaaataaaagttaaatccggacttttattttggccttatttttaaaagtctgagtttaactagttctat
The DNA window shown above is from Eurosta solidaginis isolate ZX-2024a chromosome 2, ASM4086904v1, whole genome shotgun sequence and carries:
- the LOC137239928 gene encoding haloacid dehalogenase-like hydrolase domain-containing protein 2 isoform X5, which codes for MSSLKFVCNRLVPQKFQKMIIKAALIDLSGTLHIEDSPTPNAVEGLRRLREKNIHIKFVTNTTKESRKTLHKRLRKIGFELEANEIFSSLTAAANYVKNEGLNPFFLLSEDARSEFDFVDDSRELDSVVVGLAPREFHYENLNKAFNLLIANKTNRLVAIHQGKYYKRNDGLALGPGAFIKGLEYAASTSSVLIGKPNEYFFQNAIPEGVYPEECVMIGDART
- the LOC137239928 gene encoding haloacid dehalogenase-like hydrolase domain-containing protein 2 isoform X3 — encoded protein: MSSLKFVCNRLVPQKFQKMIIKAALIDLSGTLHIEDSPTPNAVEGLRRLREKNIHIKFVTNTTKESRKTLHKRLRKIGFELEANEIFSSLTAAANYVKNEGLNPFFLLSEDARSEFDFVDDSRELDSVVVGLAPREFHYENLNKAFNLLIANKTNRLVAIHQGKYYKRNDGLALGPGAFIKGLEYAASTSSVLIGKPNEYFFQNAIPEGVYPEECVMIGDLACSTRNTVRRHQQQNTKQQKQKRKRSSRTYSGKSNQAAIGMAK
- the LOC137239928 gene encoding haloacid dehalogenase-like hydrolase domain-containing protein 2 isoform X2; translation: MSSLKFVCNRLVPQKFQKMIIKAALIDLSGTLHIEDSPTPNAVEGLRRLREKNIHIKFVTNTTKESRKTLHKRLRKIGFELEANEIFSSLTAAANYVKNEGLNPFFLLSEDARSEFDFVDDSRELDSVVVGLAPREFHYENLNKAFNLLIANKTNRLVAIHQGKYYKRNDGLALGPGAFIKGLEYAASTSSVLIGKPNEYFFQNAIPEGVYPEECVMIGDDPTDDVAGAMKLGIKGVQVKTGKYLPNADIPQIPTAVVENFSEAVEWVIKNNSKYNDK
- the LOC137239928 gene encoding haloacid dehalogenase-like hydrolase domain-containing protein 2 isoform X4, which encodes MSSLKFVCNRLVPQKFQKMIIKAALIDLSGTLHIEDSPTPNAVEGLRRLREKNIHIKFVTNTTKESRKTLHKRLRKIGFELEANEIFSSLTAAANYVKNEGLNPFFLLSEDARSEFDFVDDSRELDSVVVGLAPREFHYENLNKAFNLLIANKTNRLVAIHQGKYYKRNDGLALGPGAFIKGLEYAASTSSVLIGKPNEYFFQNAIPEGVYPEECVMIGDIIAGSNR
- the LOC137239928 gene encoding haloacid dehalogenase-like hydrolase domain-containing protein 2 isoform X1; translation: MSSLKFVCNRLVPQKFQKMIIKAALIDLSGTLHIEDSPTPNAVEGLRRLREKNIHIKFVTNTTKESRKTLHKRLRKIGFELEANEIFSSLTAAANYVKNEGLNPFFLLSEDARSEFDFVDDSRELDSVVVGLAPREFHYENLNKAFNLLIANKTNRLVAIHQGKYYKRNDGLALGPGAFIKGLEYAASTSSVLIGKPNEYFFQNAIPEGVYPEECVMIGDLVLHETLCDAISSRTPSSRSRRGSAAAEHTAVNQIKQQLVWRNKTSYIFSYLIHTFKNYIFKFLYRN